A window of Methylobacterium bullatum genomic DNA:
GCCATAACCGCCATTCTCATCACCGGAAACGGCCCGAATCTGGTGACGCCATGCGGCGCCTGCCGCCAGCGAATCAGGGAGTTCGCCGCACCCGGAACGCCGATCCACATCGCCGGACCGGAGGGCATCCGCCAGAGCTTCACCCTGCAGGCGCTGCTGCCGGATTCTTTCGGCCCAGACAACCTGCACCGCAAGAACCCGCGCGCCAATGCCTGACGCAGCCATCTCCCTTGCCACCGATACCGTCCGGCGCCACGGTTTCGTCGGTCCCTACGATGCCGCCGTCGTCACCGGCACGGGCCTCGGACTCGTCGCCGGCAAGCTCGAAGACGGCCTCTCCCTCGCTTATTCCGACATTCCAGGCTTTCCCTCTCCCGGCGTGACGGGTCATGGCGGCACCCTCCATGCTGGGCGCCTCTCCGGGCGGCGGGTGCTGGTTTTCGAAGGACGGAGCCATGCCTACGAGACCGGCGACGCCGCTGTCATGAAGGTGCCACTGGGCGTCGCCAAGGCCCTCAACGTCCCGCTCCTTCTCCTCACCAATGCGGCTGGATCGCTGATGGCGCAGGCGGGGCCGGGCAGCCTCGTGGCCCTCAGCGACCACATCAATCTGTCTGGCCTCAATCCTCTGATCGGCGAGACGGGCGATGGCCGCTTCGTCCCCATGGTCGGCGCCTACGATGCAGCGGCCCGCAAGACCCTCCACGAAGCGGCGCAGGATTGCGGGATCCCATTGCACGAGGGTGTCTATGCATGGTTCTCGGGGCCCAGCTTCGAGACTCCAGCCGAGATCCGCATGGCGGGGCGCCTCGGCGCCGACCTCGTGGGCATGTCGACGGTGCCGGAGGCGATCCTCGCCCGGTTCTTCGGTTTGAAGGTCGCGGCGGTCTCCGTGGTCACGAACTTCGCCGCCGGAATCGGAGACGGCGATCCGCATCACGACGAGACCAAGCGCGCAGCGGCCGCCGCTGCTTTAGACCTCGCCCGTCTCATCGACGCGTTCGTCGCACGGCTGTAGGAGGGGGCATGACCGTCGATCCCCATCATCCGGACTCCTCCATTGCCCGGCGCGCCCTTCCTCTCCTCGATCTCACCGATCTCGGCGATTCCTGCTCGGATCAGGCCATTACGACGCTCTGCGGAAAGGCGCGGGCGAGCCACGTCGCCGCGGTCTGCGTCTGGCCCCAGCATATCGGGCGCTGCGTCGAGTTGCTGACCGGTACGCCCGTCCGCATCGCCACGGTGATCAACTTTCCCGCCGGCGGCACGGATATCGAGCGCGCCGCGGAAGATACCGCCGAGGCGCTGCGTGACGGAGCGCATGAAATCGACCTCGTTCTGCCCTATCGGGCGTTCCTCGCTGGCGATGCACGAACGCCGACTGACATGATCGCCGCCGTGCGCGAGGTCTCCCGTCGCGCGATCCTAAAGGTGATCCTCGAATCCGGGGCCATGCCGGACGTCATGCGGATCACCGACGCAAGCCACCTCGCCATCGCTGCGGGAGCGGATTTCCTCAAGACCTCAACCGGCAAAAGCGCCATCTCCGCAACGCCGGAAGCCGCCGAAGCGATGCTCGTTGCCATCCGGGACAGCGGGCGACCTGTCGGATTCAAGGTCTCGGGCGGATTACGGACCGTGACCGATGCCGCCCTGTATCTCGCCATAGCCGACAGGATCATGGGACCGGACTGGGTCGAACCGAAGACCTTCCGCATCGGAGCGAGCAGCCTGCACGATGCGCTGACCCAAAGCTTCGGGGAGCGCGCCTGATGCTGCCGCAGGAGTTGATCCGGGCCAAGAGAGATGGACGCGTACTCGCGGATGCTGAAATCATCGGCTTTATCTCGGGTCTGACTGACGGGCGGGTGACAGAAGGGCAGGCCGCCGCCTTCGCGATGGCGGTGTTCTTCCGCGGCCTGTCGCTGCCCGAACGCGTGGCCCTGACGCGGGCGATGACCCATTCGGGAACGGTGCTCGATTGGGACCTGCCCGGCCCTGTCCTCGACAAGCACTCGACCGGGGGCGTCGGCGATACGGTGAGTCTCGCCCTCGCCCCGATGGTCGCCGCCTGCGGTGGCTACGTGCCGATGATCTCCGGGCGGGGCCTCGGCCATACCGGCGGCACCCTCGACAAGCTCGCGAGCATTCCCGGCTACGACGCCACGCCCGGTCTGGACCGTTTCCGCAGCGTCACCCGCTCCATCGGTTGCGCCATCATCGGACAAACGGCCGATCTCGCCCCGGCGGACCGGCGACTTTACGCTATCCGCGACGTGACCGGCACGGTGGAATCCCTCGACCTCATCACCGCGTCGATCCTCTCGAAGAAGCTCGCAGCCGGCCTCGGCGGCCTTGTGATGGATGTGAAGATCGGCTCCGGCGCGTTCATGGCGGGGACCGACGAAGCACGGGCTCTCGCCGAAAGTATCGTC
This region includes:
- the punA gene encoding Purine nucleoside phosphorylase 1, with translation MPDAAISLATDTVRRHGFVGPYDAAVVTGTGLGLVAGKLEDGLSLAYSDIPGFPSPGVTGHGGTLHAGRLSGRRVLVFEGRSHAYETGDAAVMKVPLGVAKALNVPLLLLTNAAGSLMAQAGPGSLVALSDHINLSGLNPLIGETGDGRFVPMVGAYDAAARKTLHEAAQDCGIPLHEGVYAWFSGPSFETPAEIRMAGRLGADLVGMSTVPEAILARFFGLKVAAVSVVTNFAAGIGDGDPHHDETKRAAAAAALDLARLIDAFVARL
- the deoC gene encoding Deoxyribose-phosphate aldolase codes for the protein MTVDPHHPDSSIARRALPLLDLTDLGDSCSDQAITTLCGKARASHVAAVCVWPQHIGRCVELLTGTPVRIATVINFPAGGTDIERAAEDTAEALRDGAHEIDLVLPYRAFLAGDARTPTDMIAAVREVSRRAILKVILESGAMPDVMRITDASHLAIAAGADFLKTSTGKSAISATPEAAEAMLVAIRDSGRPVGFKVSGGLRTVTDAALYLAIADRIMGPDWVEPKTFRIGASSLHDALTQSFGERA
- the deoA gene encoding Thymidine phosphorylase, with translation MLPQELIRAKRDGRVLADAEIIGFISGLTDGRVTEGQAAAFAMAVFFRGLSLPERVALTRAMTHSGTVLDWDLPGPVLDKHSTGGVGDTVSLALAPMVAACGGYVPMISGRGLGHTGGTLDKLASIPGYDATPGLDRFRSVTRSIGCAIIGQTADLAPADRRLYAIRDVTGTVESLDLITASILSKKLAAGLGGLVMDVKIGSGAFMAGTDEARALAESIVTVANDAGLKTVALITDMDAPLASSAGNALEVAYAVDYLIGRTCEPAFHVVTVALCAEMLVLGGLATDIAEASRRVEDARDSGRAAEIFGCMVSALGGPADFIEKADRYRPVAPVIRAVKSLATGVVSQIETREIGLAVIALGGGRTRPQDGIDPAVGLSSLARPGDASDILGIVHARTETQADAAEASLRAAYRITPDAPLPRPHIIQRIA